TTTCATCTGTTCTGTTTCAATTATCCGGTTAGAAATTCTTCAGCACTTCATAAAAACGGTACACATCCATGAAGGAGCAATACAGCGGTGCGGGCGCCAGGCGGATCACACCGGGCTCACGGTAATCGCAGATAATGCCCTGCTCCATCATCTTCGCATGAATGGCTTTGCCGTTCTCGGGGAAGAAAAGGGATAGCTGAGCGCCGCGCTGCTGCGGATCTGCGGGTGTGATGATCTCGCAGGGCAAAGGTGATTGCTGCAACAGGAACTCCAGGTAGGCGGTCAACGTAATGCTCTTCTCCCGCAACCTGTCTATCCCCGCTTCACTGAATATTTCCAGGGATGCTTTCAGCGCTGCCATGTTAAACACCTGTGCGGTGCTGACCTGCCAGCCTGCGGCGCCTTTGCGGGGGATGAACCCTTTCTCCATCCTGAAACGCGTACTTTCATCATTACCCCACCATCCGGCTAACCGGGGAAATGAAGTGTCATTACCGAATCGCTCGTGTACATACAGGCCACCGGCTGCGCCTGGACCGGCATTCAGGTATTTATAGGAACACCATACGGCAAAATCCACCTCCCAGGCATGCAATTGCAACGGGATGTTGCCGGCCACATGCGCGAGATCGAAGCCAGCGTATGCACCGGCCTTATGTGCGGCTGCAGTGATGGCCGGAAGATCGTAGAACTGGCCGGTGTAATAATTGATGCCGCCCATCAGTACAAGTGCCAGTGATGCCCGGTGATCGTGAATGGATTGCAGGATATCCGATGTTTCCAGCAGCTTTGCACCGGGGCGGGGCTTCAGCTCGATAATGGTATCATCGGGATCAAGGCCATGGAGTTTTACCAGGGTTTCCAGGGCATACTGGTCGGAAGGGAAAGCTCCGGCTTCCATGATGATGCGGAACCGCGCTTTATCCGGACGGTAAAAGCTTTGCAGGATGAGGTGAAGGTTGACGGTAAGTGTATTCATGACCGTTACCTCATCTTCGCTGCAGCCCATCATACCGGATAAGGTCTTGCTGAAATTGTACTGGTAATACAACCAGGGGTTCCTGGCCCGGAAGTACCCTTCCACGGCCATATTCTGCCAATCCTCCAGCTCCTGCCGGATTGCTGCCGATACGGATCTTGCCTGTAACCCTAAAGAATTGCCGCAAAAATAAATACTGTCGTTCCCCTGATGCTGAGGGAAGTGGAATTGGTTTTTGAATGAAGCTAACGGATCTGCGGCATCCATTCGCTCCGCATAGGGAGCAGACGCTTCAAATGGTGGTCTCATGCCTGCAATATACAGAAATAACAGCAGGTGCAAATACCGCTGCGCACCGTTTCCCGGACAAACGAGAACCTCATAACCATTTAACAACCATAGCATAACGCAGGCCGTCCGGGAAAAAATCGGTAACTTTCCAATAACCAAAACAATTTTATATGAACCGCATACACCTGACCCAGTTGGCGGTATTGGTATTGTTCTTCGCAAGTACCAGCTTAACCCGTGCACAGACCGCGAAGCCCGTAAAGTTTTATATGAAAGCAGCCGGCGGATACTTTTTCAGTGTGTCACCCGGACAGTTTCCCGATGTGGGACCGTACCCGCCGCGGGATCAGCGCAACGCCGTAAATCCGGCCACCGGCGAAACCACCGTGATCTCGGAGAAAGTGCTGACCGGCTCTTACGGAGCAGGCGCCAGAGGGGGATTGACATTCGGATACCAGCTTAATCCTTATTTGGCGCTGGAAGGCACATTCAACTACTTCCGCAGCAGGGAAAACCTGATGACCCGGAACATCACTACCATAGAAGGAACGACCACCGTTGCCGGCAGCGTGGAATCAAGAGGATATGTGAATGCTGTCGACTTCGCTCCCAGCCTCGTGATCAGTCCGGGTTACGACAAGCTGAACCCTTACGTGCGCTTCGGGATGGTGGTACCTTTATGGGGCAGGCTGAATATCGAAACCGATGCCACACGCACCAGTGCCGTACCCGGACAACCCGCTAACGTTGTCGCACAAACGTCCATTCACCGGAAAGAAGAAGTGCACCCCAATCCGACGATCGGTTTCCAGGGTGCGCTCGGCGCCACATACGCCATATCTCCAAGGCTGGATATATTCCTGGAAGCGGAATACCGCAATGTGCCCGTCAAAAGCAAAAACAAGGAAGTGACCATTTATGATGAACGCACCACGGTCATCAATACCACAAACGGACAAGTCATTTCCCAGCAAAGCCGTGGGCTGGGCGACCTGAGCACCGCAGAAAGGGAAACCCGGTATGTCACCATACTGGATCAAAACTCCAATACGCCCATAGGTTCCTCCGGTACGGAAACAAATTATAAAAATGATGATGCCCCTGCCGATGAGCTGAAATCATATATCAATATCGGCGGTCTTGGCGCCAACCTCGGCATCAGGATCAGGTTTTAGATCAGATGCAGCATGCAGGGAAAATTTTATCCGGTCTGGCTGTGTAACCAAAAGGTTTCTTATATTTGTAACCAAACAGTTACATAAATAAATCTGCACATCATGAACAAAGCACCATTTGTAATTGAACGCACACTTGATGCCGCCGCTGATACCGTATGGCAGGCTATCACAAACCGGGACCAGATGAAGGAATGGTATTTCGATATTGCTGCCTTTCAGCCCGTGGTAGGTTTTGAATTTCAGTTTTCCGGCGGCAGTGAAGCGGAAACCTACGTCCACCTCTGCAGGGTGACCGCAGTGGAGCCGGGCCGGAAGCTGGCCTACACCTGGAAGTACCAGAATTATCCGGGCGAGTCCGAAGTGACTTTCGAATTGTTTCCGGAAGGGAATAAAACCAGGCTGAAGCTGACACATACCGGGCTGGAAACTTTCCCCGCCAACAAACCCGATTTTGCAAAGGAAAGCTTTGCTGCCGGCTGGACGGATATTATCGGCAATCTGCTGCCGAACTACCTGGCAGGAAAAAAATAATAAAAGCTGTCACACTTCGGGAAACAGGATTGTCTATCTGCTGAACAAATCATTATAACATGACAACCATAACTTCCTTTTTCCAGCGCGGCATCTCCGCACTGTTACTGTTAACAGCCGCAGGCAGCGCTACAGCTCAGCCATCAGGCAAACCCGCAGGCCACCGGATACTTAATCCGGCTGGCCTGTTCAATCCAAACCCTTACGGATTTTCGCATGTCTCGGTCGTTCCCCCGGGCAAATCACTGGTGTTTGTAGCGGGACAAGGCGGCGAACTGGAAGACGGCACCCTGCAGAACGATTTTCGCCTGCAGCTGAAACAGGTGTTCTCGAACCTTCGCACCGCCCTCGCCGCAGCAGGCGCCGGCCTTAACGATGTGGTGAAGCTGACAACACTGGTCACTGATCACAACGAAGAGAAACTGAAGATACTGGTGGAAGAATGCCGGCTGGCCTGGCCTGACGGCAATTATCCCGTCAACACCCTCATTCCGGTTCCCAGGCTGGCGCTGGATGGAATGCTGATAGAGATCGACGCCACAGCCATAAAGTAACTGCGGGTGCCGTACAGTGTGCCGGCTGTAGAGTATAACGGCTGCTTTAAAATGACCTCACAGCTATACGATGGTACAGGCATAAAAACCCGCAGGAACCAGAACCGGATCCATAAACACGGTACAGGCATAAAAACCGCAGGAACCGGATCCAAAAACGAGAAATCCAGATGAAACATTAAGTCAGACTGCTTTTTCAAACCAAAGGCTGATTTACAACTATCCGGATGATACTGTCATAAAAAAAGCTGGCTAAGAAGCCCGTACACTTTCCCGCAATTGATGCGAATACAGAAAGGACGAAAATACTTTTTAGCCAGCTCTTTTTGATTTCTCCGGGGAAAGGGTTCCCCGATTTGCCGCATCAGGGTTTTTTCTTCAGCTTTTCGTCTTTCAATACCTTCTTGTTGTGGGTAGTGTGGGTAGTATCACTGCCTTTGCTATCCTGCTCCTCATTCTTCCGGCTATCCAGGTTATCCCTGATCTCCGGTCTCGGTGTATGCACCATACCCTGTTTCGACTGCCGGTTGTTTTGACTTCTGGAAGTTTTCATAACACGATCATTTTCTTATACAAACGGAAAAATCATGCCAGCCATCCGGATATTTCAAGTGTAAATCCCGGAATTATTTTTTATATTTAGGAACGGCATTCCACGTACCGAAATGAGACCCGATATAATGAAATAAATGCCCGCCGTGAGCAGACAATGTGAGCCCTTTTAATTGTTTGAAAACCATTACAGACCCATAATCATCTCTTCATTCCACAAATTCCACGCGTATGTCACATTTTTCTACCCGATTATTTTTATGTGCCCTTTTTCTGATGGCTTTACAGGCACACCCGCTTAAAGCCCAGCTTTCCGCCTATGGCCCGGTGGCCGAAGCCCTGCAGGCCGGCACGCACAACCTGTTCATCTCCGGCAACGGGAACTATTACAAACAGAACAACACCAACAGCAGCACCTTCCATTACTGGTGGAACTCCAACGGTCTGGATGCGCTGACGGACGGATATATCCGCACCCGCTCGCAAACCTACCTGCAAAGAATGAAAACGCTGCTGACCGGCATCGGATCATCCAACGGCAATACCTATCTGAACCATTTCTATGATGATATGGAATGGCTCGCCATTTCCAGCCTCAGGGCTTATGAGCACACCGGTGACGCCGATTATCTGAACGTTGCCAATACGTTATGGACGGATATCCAGACGGGTATGCATCCCGAACGCAGTTATGCCGTGCAATGGAACAAAAGCGAGCCAAATTCCTTCAATGCCTGCTCCAATGGCCCGGCGATCATTTTTGCGGCAAGGCTGCACAGGCTCACCGGCAATGCCATAGCGCTGCAGCGGGCCCAATCCATTTACGCCTGGCAGAAAAGCGTACTGGTAGACCCGGTTAACGGTGCGGTATGGGACAGCTACAACGCTGCCACCGGCAACACCAATACATCCTGGATATTCTCCTACAACATCGGCACCTGGATAGGTGCGGCACTGGAACTTTACCTGATCACCGGCACGCAATCCTATCTCGATGATGCGATATTGACGGCCGAGTACGCCATGAGCAACCGGCTGACCGGCGGCGTATTCTTCACCAACGAAACGGGCGCGGGAGATGGCGGATTGTTCAAAGGAATATTCATCCGCTATTTTGCACTTCTCGCAAGGCAGGGCAACCTTCCCGCAGCTACGAAAACCCGCTATGAGAACGCCATCCGGTCCAGCGCACAAGCCCTCAACGGCCGGGGCATCAATCCTGCCAACCTGCTCACGAACCCGAACTGGACGACCAAACCCGGCACCACAACGGACTACTCTACGCAACTCAGCAGCATCATGCTGCTGGAAGCCGCTGCCACACTGGATCAGGTATTCTTCTACAAACACCTGAACTTCGGCGGCTATTCCGCCAGCTACGCGGCGGGCAGCTATACGCACAACGCCCTCATTGCCAGAGGCGTCAGCAACGATGATATCACTTCTATGACCATCCCTGCGGGATATACGGTGCAACTGTTCGAGCACGACAATTTCGCAGGCGCCAGCACCACCCGCACCGCTACACAGGGCTGGATCGGGGCGGACTGGAACGACCGGGTATCTTCCGCCATCATCAGCCGTACAGCGGGTGACGGGCTTTCCGGCGAATACTTCAATGGCATGAACTTCAATACCTTTCGTTTCAGCCGCAACGATGAAACGGTGAATTTTAACTGGGGCAACGGTTCACCGGATTACCGGGTGAATACGGACAGCTTCTCCGTACGCTGGACAGGAAAGATACAACCACAGTATTCGGAAGTGTACACCTTCCATGTGAACAGCGATAACGGCAGAAGGCTCTGGATCAATAACCAGCTGATCATCGATCAATGGATCGATGACTGGGGCGTGGAATACGCCGGCACCATCAGCCTTACGGCCGGGCAGCAGTACGACATCAGGCTGGAGTACTTCGAGCACAACGGCGGCGCAGGCTGCAAACTGGAATGGTCCAGCCCCTCCCTGACCCGGGAAGTGGTGCCGCAAAACCGCCTGTACCAACCGCTTTCAGGGGGCGGTATGGCCTACCGGCCAATGGGGACCAAGAGCGCGGAAAACGAACTGCTGCTCGTTGGCCCGAACCCTTTCAGGGATGCCGTAAAAGTGAATGTGAATGGAACAACAGCGGAAATGCTGGAAGTACGGCTGTATAATTTCAGCGGAATGGAAGCGATCCGGCCGCGAATGATCGCCAATGGGCAGACGGTGAACCTGTCCGCCGTGCCGGCTGGCGTGTACATCATGCGTGTAGTGGCAGACAGGAAAGTTTATACCAGGCGGTTGGTGAAATACTGACGGCCTTCAGCCGTATGAAGGGGCTGACTTGCTATGTTGAAAAACAAGTTTCCGGAAAAAAAGATTAAAAAGAATTTTAAGGCCGGTCCTTTCAGATCGGCCTTTTTACTTCCTCTAAAAAACAATTTTCGCTAAGCAGACATTGACAATGCAAGCGAACTGACCGCGTTTACGCGGCTCCCGGCCCCATCATTTTACGTTGCTGTCAGCCTCTTATGATATCAAGCCGTACTGCGGCTGTATTTCTTTCTGTATTCCTGCGGGGTAAGCCCGGTAACCCGTTTAAAAATGCTGCGGAAGGTCTTCAGATCATTGTACCCCACATCATACATCAGGGTGCTGATGTTCTGCGTGTTTTTCTCCAGCGCTTTTTTGGCGGATTCGATCTTCACCCGTTGCAGGTATTCCAACGGTGTATTCTGCGTAGCGCTTTTAAAACGCCTGATAAAATTCCGTTTGCTCATATTCGTCTGCTCCGCGATCTGCTCGATGGATATCTGCATATGATAGTTCTGTTCAATAAACGACTGCGCCCGCAGGATCTCCTCATCTTCATGGCGGCGCTGCCCCTGGAATACGGTAAAGTGCGCCTGGCTGACCCTGTCTATATCAATAGCGAACATTTTGCTGATCTGGATGCTGATATCCCTGCCGCAGAATTTCTCTATCAGGTACAATACGAGATTAAGCGATGAAAAAGCGCCGCCGCTGGTGTAAATACCCTCCTGGTCCGTCATCACAATATCCGCCAGCAGCTTCGCGTCCGGGTAACGCTGCTGCATATCCGCTATCGCCATCCAGTGGGAAGTACAGGCTTTGCCCTTCAGCACTCCGGCTTCCGCCAGAAAATAACTGCCAAAACAAAGGCTTGCCACTTCCGTACCGCTATCGTGCATGGACTTTATCCACTGAACAAGCGCCTCATTCTTTTTGAGCACTACATCCGGGTTGCCATTGAAAGCCGGGGCCAGCACCAGGTCCGTTTCATGTACTTCACCCAGCGTTTTGCAGCTGACAAGCTGGGCTGGTACATTCAACTGGATATTCCTGATCTTTTCACTAACCAGCGTCAATTCGAAAGCAGGCTCCTCGCCCGCAGCCTGCAACAGTTTGTTGGTACCTATCAGCAGGTCCATCACGCCGGAAACACAAGACAGGATAACATCCTCATATACAAGCATTGAAATTCTTTTCATGGCTTATCAGTTTTGCGGTTTTAGTGATGTAAACTTACACCCTTTCAACAACCGGAAAGAGGGCAAATGTGGCAATATAAGGGGATATTGCGACAAACTTAACAACAGTTCAGGCCCAAATGTTTACAAAAAACACCCCTCCCGCCTTTTTTTACTGCCCCTTCCCCAATGGCTTTGGCATACCGATTGTTTGACCGCTATTGATCAAAACAAACCGATCATGAAAAGCAAAGCATCCATTAACAGCCACCCCATACACCCCATGCTGGTTTCTTTTCCGATAGCATTCTTTACCGGCACGCTGCTGTTTGATGTGCTGGCCATTGTGCAGGAGAACGACGGTTACTGGCAGACGGGGCTGTACCTGGA
This genomic stretch from Chitinophaga sp. XS-30 harbors:
- the kynU gene encoding kynureninase encodes the protein MRPPFEASAPYAERMDAADPLASFKNQFHFPQHQGNDSIYFCGNSLGLQARSVSAAIRQELEDWQNMAVEGYFRARNPWLYYQYNFSKTLSGMMGCSEDEVTVMNTLTVNLHLILQSFYRPDKARFRIIMEAGAFPSDQYALETLVKLHGLDPDDTIIELKPRPGAKLLETSDILQSIHDHRASLALVLMGGINYYTGQFYDLPAITAAAHKAGAYAGFDLAHVAGNIPLQLHAWEVDFAVWCSYKYLNAGPGAAGGLYVHERFGNDTSFPRLAGWWGNDESTRFRMEKGFIPRKGAAGWQVSTAQVFNMAALKASLEIFSEAGIDRLREKSITLTAYLEFLLQQSPLPCEIITPADPQQRGAQLSLFFPENGKAIHAKMMEQGIICDYREPGVIRLAPAPLYCSFMDVYRFYEVLKNF
- a CDS encoding outer membrane beta-barrel protein — its product is MNRIHLTQLAVLVLFFASTSLTRAQTAKPVKFYMKAAGGYFFSVSPGQFPDVGPYPPRDQRNAVNPATGETTVISEKVLTGSYGAGARGGLTFGYQLNPYLALEGTFNYFRSRENLMTRNITTIEGTTTVAGSVESRGYVNAVDFAPSLVISPGYDKLNPYVRFGMVVPLWGRLNIETDATRTSAVPGQPANVVAQTSIHRKEEVHPNPTIGFQGALGATYAISPRLDIFLEAEYRNVPVKSKNKEVTIYDERTTVINTTNGQVISQQSRGLGDLSTAERETRYVTILDQNSNTPIGSSGTETNYKNDDAPADELKSYINIGGLGANLGIRIRF
- a CDS encoding SRPBCC domain-containing protein translates to MNKAPFVIERTLDAAADTVWQAITNRDQMKEWYFDIAAFQPVVGFEFQFSGGSEAETYVHLCRVTAVEPGRKLAYTWKYQNYPGESEVTFELFPEGNKTRLKLTHTGLETFPANKPDFAKESFAAGWTDIIGNLLPNYLAGKK
- a CDS encoding RidA family protein, whose protein sequence is MTTITSFFQRGISALLLLTAAGSATAQPSGKPAGHRILNPAGLFNPNPYGFSHVSVVPPGKSLVFVAGQGGELEDGTLQNDFRLQLKQVFSNLRTALAAAGAGLNDVVKLTTLVTDHNEEKLKILVEECRLAWPDGNYPVNTLIPVPRLALDGMLIEIDATAIK
- a CDS encoding glycoside hydrolase family 76 protein, whose product is MALQAHPLKAQLSAYGPVAEALQAGTHNLFISGNGNYYKQNNTNSSTFHYWWNSNGLDALTDGYIRTRSQTYLQRMKTLLTGIGSSNGNTYLNHFYDDMEWLAISSLRAYEHTGDADYLNVANTLWTDIQTGMHPERSYAVQWNKSEPNSFNACSNGPAIIFAARLHRLTGNAIALQRAQSIYAWQKSVLVDPVNGAVWDSYNAATGNTNTSWIFSYNIGTWIGAALELYLITGTQSYLDDAILTAEYAMSNRLTGGVFFTNETGAGDGGLFKGIFIRYFALLARQGNLPAATKTRYENAIRSSAQALNGRGINPANLLTNPNWTTKPGTTTDYSTQLSSIMLLEAAATLDQVFFYKHLNFGGYSASYAAGSYTHNALIARGVSNDDITSMTIPAGYTVQLFEHDNFAGASTTRTATQGWIGADWNDRVSSAIISRTAGDGLSGEYFNGMNFNTFRFSRNDETVNFNWGNGSPDYRVNTDSFSVRWTGKIQPQYSEVYTFHVNSDNGRRLWINNQLIIDQWIDDWGVEYAGTISLTAGQQYDIRLEYFEHNGGAGCKLEWSSPSLTREVVPQNRLYQPLSGGGMAYRPMGTKSAENELLLVGPNPFRDAVKVNVNGTTAEMLEVRLYNFSGMEAIRPRMIANGQTVNLSAVPAGVYIMRVVADRKVYTRRLVKY
- a CDS encoding GlxA family transcriptional regulator translates to MKRISMLVYEDVILSCVSGVMDLLIGTNKLLQAAGEEPAFELTLVSEKIRNIQLNVPAQLVSCKTLGEVHETDLVLAPAFNGNPDVVLKKNEALVQWIKSMHDSGTEVASLCFGSYFLAEAGVLKGKACTSHWMAIADMQQRYPDAKLLADIVMTDQEGIYTSGGAFSSLNLVLYLIEKFCGRDISIQISKMFAIDIDRVSQAHFTVFQGQRRHEDEEILRAQSFIEQNYHMQISIEQIAEQTNMSKRNFIRRFKSATQNTPLEYLQRVKIESAKKALEKNTQNISTLMYDVGYNDLKTFRSIFKRVTGLTPQEYRKKYSRSTA